From Candidatus Binataceae bacterium:
GGTCGCGCGCATGTGCGAAAGCGCCGACGCGCGATAGATCTCGGCGCGCGCCACCACGTGATGGCCACGCCGCTGGCGCCCTCGGGTCGTGCCGCTGGTCAGGAAGGTGAGCGCACCTGGCAGTTTCACCGAATCGGGCGCGCACAAGCTCGCGTATTTGAACGCGACCGTGCTCACAAGTGGAATTCTATCGGGGGACGAAAGGGTCTCGGGCAAGATGCCCAGACCATCGCAGTAGCGGCGATAGGCGGGCACTGAAACGTACTGGGAGTGGAATACGTCTAATGCGAGGGAATCGAACCGCCCCGGCTCGGGCCTGTGGATAAACGACAAAACCTGTTCTTGGATGCTCATCAGGAAACCCGGATCAACCGGAGGGGTCGCCCACGCGATGATGTCCCGCGCGGGGCGCTGGTTCAATGCCAGAGTTTGTGGGAGGCTGCGCAAAAGTACCCGTATTTACCCGAAAACCTGGATAGTATAGCTTTGCTGGCCGAGGATGAGGTGGTGGAGGCGGCGGCTTGCCGGCGGAGACGGTTTCGGGCTGGTGAATTCTCAGCCGATTCTCGTGATAACCTCGCTTCATATAGCATAAGAAGAGCGCAAGGTTGCCTTCTAAGCATAGCAGGTAACTTTGCAACGCAGGCGTAACTTTGCTAAAAGCAGCTGGTGGAAGCCGGAGGGGCTTGCCTAGATGAAAAAGTTTGTTGCTGGCGTGGTGCTTGGATTTATCGCGAGTTGGGGTGTCAGTTTCGCAGCTTCCGGTAACCATAACGGGAATTTTTGGAACCGCCTTAGCGACTCCGCGAAGGACGGCTACGTCAACGGCTACTCCGACGCGATGAAGGTCAGCGTCGGACAGCTGGACAACCTGGGGAATGCGGCGGACATTTTCCACTGGAAGGGAGCGCGCAAGATCATCGGGCAAGTCAGGCGCGAACTTTCGATGGCGGATCTTAGCCCCGAGATCACCATCAAGCAGCTCGACGAAATGTATTCCAACCAAAAGTATACGGAACTCGATCTCGGTCAGGCCTTGCAGGTGCTGACGCTGCGCGCGGGCGAGACCGCGGTTCCCGCGGACAACGCACCCGGCAAGAAGTAGCTCCACAACCAGATCACGATTGCGAGGCGGCTTGACCGGAAGCCGCCTCTTTTTTTCGCGGCCTTGCAAGCGCCGCGCGTGCTTGAAAGCTTCGCGACGGGGTCCTAGCCTTGTTGCGAAGAGCTGACTGCGGTGAATGCGCCCATAAGCCTGTTGCAGAAGACTTTGCGTGCGACCGTGGGGGTACATTCGCACGTTCCTCCGACGCACGTCTCCACCGCGATCGGGCTGGGAACCGATCGGCGCGGCACCGGGACCATCGTCAGCCCCGACGGCCTGATACTGACCGCCCACTATCTGCTGCTTGGCGCCAAGAACGTAATCGTAACCTTGCCGGGCGGCGACCAGTACGAAGCACGGATCGTCGGCAAAGACTACAGCACCGGCTTGGGGCTGCTCAAAATCGATGCGGGCACACTGCCCCATCTCAAGGTGGTTTCGTCGGAAAGCTGCGTACCCGGCGAGGAAGCGTTCAGCGTCGCGAGCCTGGGCGGCGAGAAGCGTTGCGCGGACTGCGGAATTGTCACTTATCTCGGCCCTTTCGACGCGGTCTGGGAATTCGTGCTCGAGCGCTGTGTTTGCGTGACCGCATCATCGTTGAGCATCGGGCTCAACGGCGGTCCGGTTATGAATCGGCGCTGCGAGGTGATCGCGATTTCATACCTGAATTTCGCCGACCTGGGCCGCGCGATTCTCGGAATTCCTGGCGAATATTTTCTTAACGTTCGCGATGAGCTTCAGCAGCACGGGCGGCGCGTGACGGCGGCACCGCGCGCCTGGTTGGGGGTACTGTCGTATACGCTTCGCGAACACGTGGTAATCGCGGGCGTGATGCCGGGCGGGCCCGGCGAAAAGGCGGGACTGCAGCAGGGCGACCTTGTGCTGTCGGTCGATGGGCGCGACATTAATGAACGTCGCGTGCTCTACGACACGCTGGGTAATCGAAAGCCGGGCGAGCAGATAAGCCTCAAGGTGTTGCGCAACAATCGGGTGTACCAGGTCGACGTTCCCGCGATCCGCGCGGAGGACTACTTCGCCTAGCCAATCGCTCCAGAAAGTTTTCCCTGCCGGCTCTCGGCGGGAAGACTCGGCAACGACCACCACACCGCTTCTGCCACCAAGCAAAAGGCGGCGCTCCCGGCAGCAGGAAGAATCGTTTTGACGTGAATGGCGCTGCCTTCGCCCGGAAAGGAAACAACCATGAACGAAGCTAGAGCGCGCCTGCGCGCGATGCTGGTGAAGCCGGGGATGATTGTCGCACCGTTTGCGTTCGATGGCATCCAGGCGAGGCTTGCCGAGGAAGCGGGATTCGAGGCGGTCTACATGAGCGGATTCGGCACGGCGGCATCGCGCGGGTACCCCGACTTGGGGTTGCTCACCATGTTTGAGATGGTTGCCAATGTTCGGACAATCGCCGACTGCGTCAGGGTGCCGGTCATCTGCGATGCCGACACCGGCTACGGAAATCCGCTCAACGTGTGGCGCACTATCCGCGAATACGAGGACGCGGGCGCGGCGGCGCTGCATATCGAGGATCAGGTTTGGCCTAAGCGATGCGGCTTCCTGGCGGGCAAGCGGGTGATCGCCATGGAGGAGATGGTGGCGAAAGTGCGCGCAGCATGTGATGCGCGCCGCGATGCGAACCTGGTCATCATCGCGCGCAGCGATGCGCTGCAGCCGCACGGATGGGATGAAACGGAAAGGCGGGCGCGCGCCTATCGCGCGGCGGGAGCGGATGTGATCTTCCTTGACGGCATCAAGAGCAGCGGGGAGTTGGAGACCTACGCGAAGCGACTCGGCGACCTTCCGTTGCTGTATAACGGCGACTTGTTGCCGCTGGATGAGCTGGCCCAGTATCCGTTCAAAATGACGATTCACATTGGCACGATGCTGGCGGCCTACCAGGCGGCGCGCGACAGCATGCGTGAGCTCAGGCGCTCGGGAAAGATTGGGGTCACCACCAGGAGCGGAGTCTTTGAGGAGTTCGTCCGTACCATGCGGGTGCCGGAATATCAGGCGCGGGAAGAGAAATACCGGACATGAGCTCGCGTCTAGCGCAGAAGTAGAGCCTGCCGAGGTCGGAATCAGTGCGAACTGGCCCGCCAGGAATTGCTGGGCCTTCAATGGAAATCGTGCGAGGCTGGCAGCGCGCCGGGGGGCGAAAGGGCGCGGAAGCGGCGCGCCTTGATCGCGGTCACCCCATCGACCGTCTGTAGCACGCCTTCCGCGTATAGAATCTTCGCGCTGCGGATTAACGCGCGATGGGCCTGGAACAGATCTGGCAGCACTATCAAATTCGAAATTCCCGTTTCATCTTCCAGCGTCACGAACACAAATCCTTTCGCGGTGCCGGGCCGCTGACGGACGATAACCACTCCGGCAGTCTTCACCCAGCTGCCGTGCTTTGCGCGCGGCAACTCCTCTGCGCTAAGGACTCCGCGCTCCTTCAACTGCCTGCGCAAATGCATCATCAGATGCGGCCGCGTGGTCAGTCCGGTGGCCGCATAATCCGCGGTAGTTTCTTCGATTGACGACATGGCGGGCAGCCGGGTGGGCGTGGCACGCGGCGCTACCCTGGCAAGCAGGCTTCCCGGCTCGCGCTCGACGGCGGCTGCCTGCCACAATGCATCGCGCCGCGTCATCCCGAAAGACGCAAACGCGCCGGCGTAGGCCAGAATATCCAGTTCGCGACGATTGGGCCCGACCCGCGCGGAAAAGTCAGCTATCGATTCGAACCCCCTGCCGGCGCGTTCGCGCTCCGCGCGCTGGCCGGTTTCCTGCCGCAGTCCGCTCACATAGCGAAGCCCCAGCCGGAGTGCGCCGTTTTCGATAGTGCAGCTCCAGTTCGAGTACCCGACATCGATCGGCAGCAGCTTAACCCCGTGGCGTTCCGCATCTTTGATCAGCGTCGCGGGATGATAAAACCCCAGCGGATAGCAATTGAGCATCGCCGCGAAAAACGCCGCCGGATGGTAGTACTTCAAATATGCCGACGCGTACGCGATGAGCGCGAAGCTGGCGGCGTGGCTTTCCGGAAAGCCGAACAATGCGAATGAGGTAATCGATCGGACCAGGTCGTCTTCGTCCTGTTTGTTGATACCCTTGTTGGCGATTCCGCCCCGCAGCTTGCGCTCGATCTGCTCCATGCGCTCCGCCGACCGCTTGAACCCCATCGCGCGGCGCAGTTCTTCGGCCTCGCCGGCGCTGAAGTCGGCTACCGCCATCGCCATCCGCAGCAATTGCTCCTGGAACAAGGGCACGCCGAGCGTGCGTCCCAAGATTTCCTCCAGTCCGGGCGCCAGGTAGCGGACCGGCTCGCGCCGGTTGCGCCGGTTCAAATACGGATGGACCATGCCACCGACGATCGGACCGGGACGGATTATCGCGACTTCGATCACCAGATCGTAAAAGCGTTCGGGCTTCATGCGCGGCAAGGTCGCCATCTGCGCGCGGCTCTCGACCTGGAACACGCCGATGGTGTCGGCGCGCCGCAGCATCTCGTAGACCCCGGGATCGTCCTGCGGCAGATGCGCCATGTCCAGGTCGACGCCGTCATGCTCGTGGACAAGCGGAAAGCATTCCTCCAGCACCGCGAGCATGCCGAGTCCGAGCAAATCGATCTTGATAATTCCCAGGTCGGCGCAGTCGTCCTTGTCCCACTGCACTACCACCCGCCCCGGCATGGTGGCCGGCTCCAACGGCACGATCTCATCGAGCGGAGCGGCCGCGACCACCATCCCGCCGCTATGCTGCCCCAGGTGGCGCGGCAGGCTTTGGAGCTTTCGCACCGCGTCGATCATCAACTTGAGACGCGGTGCTTCCACATCGACCCCCGCACCTTTGAGCAGCGCGACCAGATCATCATGACGGTCGCGGAATTCGTAGACCTGGTTAAGCTTGGCGAGCCGGTCCACCTGGTCGGACGGAAAACCGAGCACCTTGCCGGCTTCGCGCACCGCGCTCCTGGTCCGATAGGTGATCACGTTCGCGACCATCGCGGCGCCGCGCTCGCCGTAGCGGCGATAGACATACTGAATTGCGCGCTCGCGCTGCTCGCCGCTGGGCAGATCGAGGTCGATGTCGGGCCATTCGCCGCGCTCCTCGGAAAGAAACCGCTCGAAGAGCAGATTCATCGCCACTGCATCAATCGCGGTGATACTGAGCGCATAGCAGACGGCGCTGCAGGCGGCCGAGCCGCGGCCCTGCACCATGATGCGGTTATCGCGGCAGAACTGGACGATGTCCCAGACGATCAGGAAGTAGCCGGCCAGCTTGAGCCGCTCGATTATCTTAAGTTCGTGCTCGAGTTGTGCGCGGGTGCGGTGGTTGAGCTTGTCACCCCAGCGTTCGCGGGCGCCACGATAGGTCAGGATGCGCAAGTAGCTGTCTGCGCTCTCACCCATCGGGACCGGATAATCAGGAAACCGATAGCCCAGATCCGAGAGCGTGAAACTGCACCGGTCGGCAATCTCGCAGGTGGCCGCGACCGCGCGCGGCAGATCGCGAAACAGCATCGCCATTTCCGCAGGCGGCTTCAGATGGCGCTGGTTGTTCACCCACAGCCTCCGTCCCGCTTCTTCCAGGGTGGTGTGCAGGCGGATGCAGGTAAGGACATCCAGCAGCGCGCGCTCCACGCCGGCATGACCGACGTCGTTGGTCGCGACGATGGGAAGCCGCAACGCCTCCGCCAACGCGAACAGCTTGCGGTTGAGCCGCTCCTCGTCGGAATCGAAGTGGCGCTGGAGATCGACATACAGATTTCCGCGCCCAAAAATCGTGGCGAGACGGCGGCCCAGCGCGATCGGGTCTTGGCCGCGTACCAGCAACCTGGAAAGCGGGCTGTTCACGCCGCCGCCAAGACAGATGAGGCCTTGCCCGTAGCGTTCCAGGTCGTCGAGCGTGATGCGGCTCTCGCCTTTGGCAGGATATTGCGGCGCACCGTCGGGCTGGGCACCAATCACGCGCAGCTTCGAGGCGGTGATCATCCGGCACAGATTTCGGTAGCGTTCGCGATCGGGAACCAGTACATAGAGGCGGCTTTCGTCATCGAGGGTGAGTTCGGCACCGACCAGCGAGCGGATTCCGACCGCCTTGGCGCCCTGGAAAAACCGCGGATGCCCATACATGCCATCGCGATCGCCCATCGCGATGGCGGGATAGCCGAAAGCCGCCGCATACCGCGCGAGATCTTCGGGTGCGGTCGCGCCCTCAAGAAAGCTGAAGGCGCTGCGCGTGCGCAGTTCGATGTACTCAGACCTCTTCGAGATTCCCGACAATTTTTCTGCCCTCGCCAGCTCGCGCTCCCGCGATGCGGTCCGGTCCCGAGAGCTACCGGGTGGAACTTCAGTCATAGACGCCATCGACGAACCATCGATCCGAACGCGGATCGCGGAACGCGCGGTACACGCAGCCGTCGTCCAGTTCTAATTCGTAATAGTCGCGGCAAAATGCCGGGGTGTGCGACTCGCCGTCGCCATTACGCCACCATTCGCCGTCGCGTCGCCACGGACCCGCAATCGAAATCACGCGCGCGCCCAGCCGCGGCCCGCGCACGAACGCCGGCGTCCCGCGCACGCTCATCACCTCGACTTCCAGCGCGGGTCGAATCGCGCGAATCACCAGCCGCGTGATGTGGTCGACGGGCTCCACCCGCGACGGGGTCACGCACGGCGGCGGGGGTTGGAATGCATCGAGTCGCACCGCTTCCGGGCGATGGGTATTGTCGGCGGTGAGCATCCCGACGTTCTCCGGACCGCACAACGCCGCCAGTCGCGCGATGGTGGTTTCGAGCTTGTCGGGTGCCGGCGCAGGCGGCAGAAACATATCTACCTGTGCGGGACGCCGGGCACGCGGGGTTATTTCAATTCGAATCGTATCCGCGGGGGCCTCGGGCGGAGCAGCTTCCAGACTCAAACTGATGAGCGTCAGAATCGCGCGGGTATCGTTGGTCGGGGCTGCGATCGCAACCCGACGCGTGTTGATGCGATGGTCGGTCAGCCCCAGCGTCAACAACAGATCCCCGGCGACCAGCCCGCGCATCTCTATCCGCTCCACCAGCCGAGCCAGAATCGCGCGCATGACGAACGCGAGCGGTTCCAGCGTTTCGATTCCATATTCCAACTCCACCCATTCGGTGAACACTTCGGCGCGGCGCCGCGGGTGGAGTGGACGCGGACTCTCCCCGCGTGCCAGTCGCGCCAGTTCTATGCCCCGGCGGCCGAGCCGGCTCCCGAGCGCATCGGGATTGAGTCGCGACAGGTCGCCCAACCGCTTGAGGCCCCAGCGCGCGAGGGTGTTCTCCAATTCCTCGCCCCCTTCGCGCGCCGCGAGATTCAAGGCATCGATTGGCAGCCAATCGATAAACTCGCGCTCGCGGCGCTCGGGAATTACCCGCCGGCCGCCACAACATGCCGCCAGGTGCGCGATCTCGCGGGTGGCGGCAATTCCCACGGCGGCATCCATCCCGACGCGCTGCACGCGAAGCATCAATTCGGCGGCGATCGCTTCTTCCGATTCGTAAAAGCGGCCCAGCCCGGCAAGATCGAGCCACACGCATCCATCCTCGCCCGGCTCCACCACGGGAGAGACCGACTCCGCGGCGTCCGCGATCGCCTCCGCCGCGGAACGCTCTGCCGCCGCCGAGCGTGGCATTACGGTGAGCTGCGCCGTCAGCGCGCGCGCCTGTGCCAACGTCATTCCGACGCGCACGCCGTGCCGGGCGGCAATCTCGGAGACCGACAGAATCTCGGCGTGCGCCGCGTGACTATCGCTGATAACCAGCGCCACGTCAGCCAGCGAGGAGTCCGAACGGATCAATGCCGCAATAGAAAAATTGCCGACCAGAATACAGGCGATGCGCGACATGACGACTATGCGTTGGAAGCATCAAACCTAAGTGGGGTAGCGGCACCTGCTTGCGACCGGTGCATACCTGCAAATAACGACGCCAGCGGATCGATCGCCCCACACAGAATTGCGCTGCCGCCGGTGCGGCCCAGCTTGTTGTGCACGGTTGCGGCATGGATAACGCACCCGTCGAACACGGCGGGCGATGCTGGGGTGAGCCGGTTGAATGACACCTCCAAGCGGGTGAGTTTGAGGCTTAGCGCGGCAAACGTTCCGCAGATGCGGTGCGGCGCAATTACCACTACCGCCGTACCGCTGCGCTCCGCTTCGCGCGCCAGCCGCAACGCGATGTTCTGCGGGAGCGGCGCGCTCACGCCACTATCAATCACGACCAGTCCGAAACCGCCGGCTTTTAACACCAGCTCGGCGGCCTTGAAGACGGCCGAGAACCGGTAGCGGCGAAAGCGACCCGCCGAATCAAACCCGCGCCCGCGGCGATCGCTCACAGATGCCCACAGGACTCGATCCAGGTTCGCACTGCCGGCGGCGATATCGGCGGGAGCGAAGCTCCGCGACTCTTCTAACCACGCGACAACTTCACCGGCACGGGTTGCGGCGGCTACCAAGCGAGCGCCAATCGTGGTGCGGCCGGAGCCGACCTGCCCGACAATCTCGCTTATGCGGCCGCGCGCCAGACCGCCATCGAGGATCGCGTCGAGCGCTCCGATTCCCGAACTCAAGCGCCGATGCTTCAAGGTCAGTTCGTGACCTCGAACAACCGCAGCGCAGATTTGAGCCGGTTCGATCTGAAAACCATTCGGTCTCAGAAG
This genomic window contains:
- a CDS encoding DNA polymerase Y family protein; its protein translation is MSRIACILVGNFSIAALIRSDSSLADVALVISDSHAAHAEILSVSEIAARHGVRVGMTLAQARALTAQLTVMPRSAAAERSAAEAIADAAESVSPVVEPGEDGCVWLDLAGLGRFYESEEAIAAELMLRVQRVGMDAAVGIAATREIAHLAACCGGRRVIPERREREFIDWLPIDALNLAAREGGEELENTLARWGLKRLGDLSRLNPDALGSRLGRRGIELARLARGESPRPLHPRRRAEVFTEWVELEYGIETLEPLAFVMRAILARLVERIEMRGLVAGDLLLTLGLTDHRINTRRVAIAAPTNDTRAILTLISLSLEAAPPEAPADTIRIEITPRARRPAQVDMFLPPAPAPDKLETTIARLAALCGPENVGMLTADNTHRPEAVRLDAFQPPPPCVTPSRVEPVDHITRLVIRAIRPALEVEVMSVRGTPAFVRGPRLGARVISIAGPWRRDGEWWRNGDGESHTPAFCRDYYELELDDGCVYRAFRDPRSDRWFVDGVYD
- a CDS encoding trypsin-like peptidase domain-containing protein; the protein is MNAPISLLQKTLRATVGVHSHVPPTHVSTAIGLGTDRRGTGTIVSPDGLILTAHYLLLGAKNVIVTLPGGDQYEARIVGKDYSTGLGLLKIDAGTLPHLKVVSSESCVPGEEAFSVASLGGEKRCADCGIVTYLGPFDAVWEFVLERCVCVTASSLSIGLNGGPVMNRRCEVIAISYLNFADLGRAILGIPGEYFLNVRDELQQHGRRVTAAPRAWLGVLSYTLREHVVIAGVMPGGPGEKAGLQQGDLVLSVDGRDINERRVLYDTLGNRKPGEQISLKVLRNNRVYQVDVPAIRAEDYFA
- a CDS encoding error-prone DNA polymerase, with the translated sequence MTEVPPGSSRDRTASRERELARAEKLSGISKRSEYIELRTRSAFSFLEGATAPEDLARYAAAFGYPAIAMGDRDGMYGHPRFFQGAKAVGIRSLVGAELTLDDESRLYVLVPDRERYRNLCRMITASKLRVIGAQPDGAPQYPAKGESRITLDDLERYGQGLICLGGGVNSPLSRLLVRGQDPIALGRRLATIFGRGNLYVDLQRHFDSDEERLNRKLFALAEALRLPIVATNDVGHAGVERALLDVLTCIRLHTTLEEAGRRLWVNNQRHLKPPAEMAMLFRDLPRAVAATCEIADRCSFTLSDLGYRFPDYPVPMGESADSYLRILTYRGARERWGDKLNHRTRAQLEHELKIIERLKLAGYFLIVWDIVQFCRDNRIMVQGRGSAACSAVCYALSITAIDAVAMNLLFERFLSEERGEWPDIDLDLPSGEQRERAIQYVYRRYGERGAAMVANVITYRTRSAVREAGKVLGFPSDQVDRLAKLNQVYEFRDRHDDLVALLKGAGVDVEAPRLKLMIDAVRKLQSLPRHLGQHSGGMVVAAAPLDEIVPLEPATMPGRVVVQWDKDDCADLGIIKIDLLGLGMLAVLEECFPLVHEHDGVDLDMAHLPQDDPGVYEMLRRADTIGVFQVESRAQMATLPRMKPERFYDLVIEVAIIRPGPIVGGMVHPYLNRRNRREPVRYLAPGLEEILGRTLGVPLFQEQLLRMAMAVADFSAGEAEELRRAMGFKRSAERMEQIERKLRGGIANKGINKQDEDDLVRSITSFALFGFPESHAASFALIAYASAYLKYYHPAAFFAAMLNCYPLGFYHPATLIKDAERHGVKLLPIDVGYSNWSCTIENGALRLGLRYVSGLRQETGQRAERERAGRGFESIADFSARVGPNRRELDILAYAGAFASFGMTRRDALWQAAAVEREPGSLLARVAPRATPTRLPAMSSIEETTADYAATGLTTRPHLMMHLRRQLKERGVLSAEELPRAKHGSWVKTAGVVIVRQRPGTAKGFVFVTLEDETGISNLIVLPDLFQAHRALIRSAKILYAEGVLQTVDGVTAIKARRFRALSPPGALPASHDFH
- a CDS encoding isocitrate lyase/PEP mutase family protein: MNEARARLRAMLVKPGMIVAPFAFDGIQARLAEEAGFEAVYMSGFGTAASRGYPDLGLLTMFEMVANVRTIADCVRVPVICDADTGYGNPLNVWRTIREYEDAGAAALHIEDQVWPKRCGFLAGKRVIAMEEMVAKVRAACDARRDANLVIIARSDALQPHGWDETERRARAYRAAGADVIFLDGIKSSGELETYAKRLGDLPLLYNGDLLPLDELAQYPFKMTIHIGTMLAAYQAARDSMRELRRSGKIGVTTRSGVFEEFVRTMRVPEYQAREEKYRT